Proteins from one Ramlibacter sp. PS4R-6 genomic window:
- a CDS encoding 7TM diverse intracellular signaling domain-containing protein — translation MQPTELALWSAASGAIALVVLTGLADYLMVRHVAALHGTVYNAAALAFVVLMSGIAGALLPASWAPGVRLAKVLVGPLCVLLGDLFIRQWFGARHRDRLMDGALLASGTLVPVLAVAALFLLRREHQLPAAAGLVIFNTVLVTWMGLRAWLLGDSLALGIAIGSGFMIGSVSGLYAIALGTPVPMVWQALIAAGSAICVAVTGFALWQRNQHARRVRNAQEVHSEYDPVTKLPAGMPLVRRLLRAQQRRRRTRREGAVLAVLVFEPERVRLVAGVSGLNEVYVHLAQRMQHQVGLVNPVGRYWERCFIAVMETIRSPAAVRTLGLRVASALRKPMQVTGHDGSPLEVRLDIGVGVLLLKREHEHVEDLLHEAQQLAEAARGLASRAATIDPVTGEVVAVEHAQLGPQRGARRTVRTPSRGARGRA, via the coding sequence ATGCAGCCCACCGAACTGGCCCTGTGGAGCGCCGCGTCCGGCGCCATCGCGCTGGTGGTGCTGACCGGCCTGGCCGACTACCTGATGGTGCGCCACGTGGCGGCGCTGCACGGCACCGTCTACAACGCCGCGGCGCTGGCCTTCGTCGTCCTCATGAGCGGCATCGCCGGGGCACTGCTGCCGGCCTCGTGGGCGCCGGGGGTGCGGCTGGCCAAGGTCCTGGTCGGCCCCCTGTGCGTGCTGCTCGGCGACCTGTTCATTCGCCAGTGGTTCGGCGCGCGCCACCGCGACCGCCTGATGGACGGGGCGCTGCTGGCCAGCGGCACGCTGGTGCCGGTACTGGCGGTGGCGGCGCTGTTCCTGCTGCGGCGCGAGCACCAGCTGCCGGCCGCGGCGGGCCTGGTCATCTTCAACACCGTGCTGGTCACCTGGATGGGCCTGCGCGCATGGCTGCTCGGCGACTCGCTGGCGCTCGGTATCGCCATCGGTTCGGGCTTCATGATCGGCTCCGTCAGCGGCCTGTACGCGATCGCGCTCGGCACGCCGGTGCCGATGGTGTGGCAGGCGCTGATCGCCGCGGGCTCGGCCATCTGCGTCGCCGTCACGGGCTTTGCGCTGTGGCAGCGCAACCAGCATGCGCGGCGCGTGCGCAACGCGCAGGAGGTGCACTCGGAGTACGACCCGGTGACCAAGCTGCCGGCGGGCATGCCGCTGGTGCGGCGCCTGCTGCGCGCGCAGCAGCGCCGCCGCCGAACGCGCCGCGAGGGCGCCGTGCTGGCGGTGCTGGTGTTCGAGCCGGAGCGCGTGCGCCTGGTGGCGGGCGTGTCCGGCCTGAACGAGGTGTACGTCCACCTGGCGCAGCGCATGCAGCACCAGGTGGGGCTGGTGAACCCGGTGGGGCGCTACTGGGAACGCTGCTTCATCGCGGTGATGGAGACGATCCGCTCACCGGCGGCGGTGCGCACCCTGGGCCTGCGCGTGGCCTCGGCGTTGCGCAAGCCCATGCAGGTCACCGGGCACGACGGCTCGCCGCTGGAGGTGCGGCTGGACATCGGCGTGGGCGTGCTGCTGCTCAAGCGCGAGCACGAACACGTCGAAGACCTCCTGCACGAGGCGCAGCAGCTCGCCGAGGCGGCGCGCGGGCTGGCCTCGCGGGCAGCGACGATCGATCCCGTCACCGGGGAAGTCGTCGCCGTGGAGCACGCGCAGCTGGGGCCGCAGCGCGGCGCACGCCGCACGGTCCGCACGCCCAGCCGCGGCGCGCGCGGCCGCGCCTGA